The following coding sequences lie in one Tichowtungia aerotolerans genomic window:
- a CDS encoding Lrp/AsnC family transcriptional regulator, translating to MDELLKLLKNNAKESPENLAKLLGQPVEAISEKIEEYEAAGIIQGYQTVINEDKLEDGPVTAVIEVRLTAEREGGFNRIAERISRFPEVRSAYLMSGGYDLLLFVGGKTLNEVASFVSEKLSPLSGVVGTGTHFMLKTYKRNDVLMHTPDENERPQISP from the coding sequence ATGGATGAACTGCTTAAGCTGCTGAAAAATAACGCGAAAGAAAGTCCGGAGAATCTGGCCAAACTGCTGGGACAGCCGGTCGAAGCAATTTCGGAAAAGATCGAAGAATATGAAGCCGCTGGAATTATTCAGGGCTATCAGACCGTCATTAACGAAGACAAGCTGGAAGACGGTCCGGTTACGGCGGTCATTGAAGTGCGTCTGACTGCCGAGCGTGAAGGCGGCTTCAACCGCATTGCGGAGCGAATCAGCCGGTTTCCTGAAGTTCGTTCTGCTTACCTGATGTCCGGAGGCTATGACCTGTTGCTGTTTGTCGGCGGAAAAACACTCAATGAAGTCGCCAGTTTTGTCAGCGAAAAGCTTTCTCCGCTGAGCGGTGTGGTTGGCACCGGTACCCATTTCATGCTCAAAACCTATAAGCGCAACGATGTGCTGATGCATACTCCTGATGAAAACGAACGCCCCCAAATCTCTCCGTGA
- a CDS encoding TorF family putative porin: MKKSIVMMTVAVASAVSVQAADVSAYVDFASAYVFRGVTLNNGLVMQPGLEASGFAVPEEYGSVAVGIWGNYDINNIRDNTGKETGDFSRIDYYVSYSLPVDAMDVSVGYIEYTYPNGGTSDKELNLTLGSALGTNGLYASFGINYGVGGEIDDTWYIQPALSYETDISDALFASAGVSVGYVVDGDTTGFNDATASLGLDYALNDNWSVSAGLTYIAQLDEAVLNDDDYDVAVVGTVGVGCDF; encoded by the coding sequence ATGAAGAAGAGTATTGTAATGATGACGGTGGCCGTGGCCTCCGCAGTGTCCGTTCAGGCAGCTGACGTCAGCGCTTATGTTGACTTTGCCAGCGCTTACGTATTCCGCGGTGTCACATTGAACAACGGCCTCGTAATGCAGCCGGGCCTGGAAGCCTCCGGTTTTGCAGTACCGGAAGAATACGGCTCTGTTGCCGTCGGAATCTGGGGTAACTACGATATTAATAACATCAGAGACAATACCGGCAAAGAAACCGGTGATTTCTCCAGAATCGACTACTACGTCTCCTACAGCCTTCCGGTGGACGCCATGGACGTGAGTGTTGGTTACATCGAATACACGTACCCGAACGGCGGAACATCTGACAAGGAACTGAACCTGACCCTCGGCTCCGCACTGGGCACCAACGGCCTTTACGCGTCTTTTGGCATCAACTACGGTGTCGGCGGCGAAATTGATGACACATGGTACATTCAGCCCGCTCTGAGTTACGAAACAGACATTTCAGATGCTCTGTTCGCTTCTGCCGGCGTAAGTGTTGGTTATGTCGTTGATGGTGATACCACAGGTTTCAACGACGCGACCGCTTCTCTCGGCCTGGACTATGCCCTGAACGACAACTGGTCTGTCAGCGCCGGCCTGACCTACATTGCTCAGCTCGACGAAGCTGTTCTCAATGACGATGATTACGACGTTGCCGTTGTCGGTACCGTTGGCGTCGGCTGCGACTTCTAA
- a CDS encoding P-II family nitrogen regulator: MKLIIAYIQPDKLTAVKQALYEKDVFKMSVTNALGCGQQKGYHETYRGADIEVNLLKKVRVEIAVNSEFVETTVNAIIDAARTGNIGDGKIFVQDLQECIRIRTGERGEAAIG, encoded by the coding sequence ATGAAACTGATCATTGCGTATATACAGCCTGACAAGCTCACCGCGGTAAAACAGGCGCTGTACGAAAAAGATGTGTTCAAAATGTCCGTAACCAATGCCCTGGGCTGCGGTCAGCAGAAGGGCTATCACGAAACATATCGTGGAGCGGACATTGAAGTGAACCTGCTCAAAAAGGTGCGCGTTGAGATTGCCGTCAACTCTGAATTCGTCGAAACGACTGTAAATGCCATTATTGACGCCGCTCGAACGGGAAATATTGGTGATGGAAAAATCTTTGTTCAAGACCTGCAAGAGTGTATTCGTATTCGAACGGGCGAAAGGGGTGAAGCCGCCATTGGCTAG